In Candidatus Cloacimonadota bacterium, a single window of DNA contains:
- a CDS encoding DUF2493 domain-containing protein produces MKLAVIGSKEFKDYRKLKSVLDQLSGITAIVSGAASGTDAMAARYAKVHNIKLIEFPPDYKNYGEEAKHFRDRQIVENCDSLIAFWDGKCEGTKYTIEYAEKLEIPLKVISIQSSPLEGENPEIFREEGFSVK; encoded by the coding sequence ATGAAGCTGGCTGTTATTGGAAGTAAAGAATTTAAGGATTATCGAAAACTGAAATCTGTTTTGGATCAACTTTCGGGAATAACAGCCATTGTAAGCGGAGCTGCATCGGGAACAGATGCAATGGCTGCTCGATATGCAAAGGTACATAATATAAAATTAATCGAATTTCCTCCAGATTATAAGAATTATGGGGAAGAGGCAAAACATTTTCGTGATCGACAGATCGTGGAAAATTGTGATTCTTTGATTGCCTTCTGGGATGGTAAATGTGAAGGAACTAAATATACGATTGAATATGCTGAGAAGTTAGAGATTCCTTTGAAAGTAATAAGTATTCAAAGCTCCCCTTTGGAAGGGGAGAATCCCGAAATTTTTCGAGAAGAGGGGTTTTCTGTTAAATGA
- a CDS encoding GPI inositol-deacylase — protein sequence MKPIIIGIHGLKNKPAKKLLESWWIKSIRDGLQYYNNFHDSFKFELCYWADMEYEKPLDPQMEDEDDPLYLKEPYTSFEPPKTEKEINNTKRKILDKLEIAMDNLFLREDAIEGIEKIADLTIRKMFADLDTYYHGNCSLNQNEKAKTAFRNRLAQLLKKYKNHDILILAHSMGTIISYDTLLHVIPNLKIDTFITLGSPLGLPVITKKILLELGKKIDENSQPPVPDNIRNNWFNFSDLDDNIAANYNLADDYNFNKNAMLPKDNIVNNEYIYDGQKNPHKVYGYLRTPQVAEAIYNFLNRKDSFLTEVLKRMGIR from the coding sequence ATGAAACCAATAATCATCGGAATTCACGGACTTAAGAACAAGCCAGCCAAAAAGCTTCTGGAAAGCTGGTGGATCAAATCCATCCGCGATGGATTGCAATATTATAATAATTTTCACGATAGCTTCAAATTTGAACTTTGTTACTGGGCAGATATGGAGTATGAAAAACCGCTCGATCCCCAAATGGAAGATGAAGATGATCCGTTGTATTTGAAAGAGCCGTATACTTCCTTTGAACCTCCCAAAACGGAAAAAGAGATCAATAATACAAAACGTAAAATTCTGGATAAATTGGAAATCGCAATGGATAATCTTTTCCTGCGGGAAGATGCCATCGAAGGTATTGAAAAAATTGCGGATCTCACAATCCGAAAAATGTTCGCTGATCTGGATACTTATTATCATGGAAATTGCAGTCTTAATCAAAATGAAAAAGCTAAAACAGCTTTTCGAAATCGGTTGGCTCAACTTCTAAAAAAATACAAAAATCATGATATCTTAATTCTTGCTCATTCCATGGGAACGATCATTTCCTACGATACACTTTTACACGTAATTCCGAATTTAAAAATTGATACTTTCATCACGCTTGGTTCACCTTTGGGTTTGCCGGTTATCACCAAAAAAATCCTGCTGGAATTGGGAAAGAAAATAGATGAAAACAGCCAGCCACCGGTTCCTGATAACATTAGAAATAACTGGTTCAATTTTTCGGATTTGGATGATAACATTGCTGCAAATTATAACCTGGCAGACGACTATAACTTCAATAAAAATGCAATGTTACCGAAAGACAATATCGTGAATAATGAATATATTTATGATGGACAAAAAAATCCGCATAAGGTTTATGGTTATTTGCGCACGCCGCAGGTTGCGGAAGCGATTTATAATTTTCTGAACAGGAAAGATTCATTCCTGACAGAAGTTTTAAAAAGGATGGGAATACGATGA
- a CDS encoding tetratricopeptide repeat protein: MKKLVIILIIIFCFSLISAQTSKIDSLDIRIENTTGKEKVDALNDLSKAYWQIDPTYSVEYGETSRKLARKEKYKAGEAKALNNIGVGYFYLGDSETGMEFLMDALELRKEIGDKKEIVTALNNIGIIYDAINDYNNALKFYLESLKIEEEIGNDKGIAGSLNNIGIVYENLSNFNKALEYFLRSLQIYEKLDDKVGMAATCGNIGLIYGGLTNYDKALEYHFKALNIYEEVQDLRGKANILGNIGIIYDDLGNNDMALEYYLKSLKFEQEIGDKTGIATTLNNIGVIYDTIKEYEKAIEYYQGSLNIYGELNDVSGVADANNNIGVAYKNLNDYKKALKYLLNALDKYRELGRVKGIAAALNNVGTVYYELKNYSKAEEFLLNGLKLARQIEIRDLIIEIYLRLSDVKVAQQNYQEALKYHKLYSSVKDSIFSSERMEIIAGMEATYEVQLLLEEREKEIELLQKDNEIYKLQAEKQRLNMWLLYFGLAIVIVLAFVIFYRYRLNKKNTIILEKVVEERTKDLRETNDQLKKEITERKQLENQLIRSERLAGVGELAAGIAHEIRNPLGNISSSAQICLSKYNPQNQIKDFLGIIQEESDKANAIIKGLLDFANPREVKLKKDSVCKVIKEVLNSVNARLQENQVNVELDCSTTIPRIMLDAKWLQQAFQNFILNSIQAMPNGGKLKISGKADFKNEQLTVIIEDSGFGISQENLSKIFDPFYTTREDGVGLGLSLCHQIISDHNGNMQIESEEKVGTKVYLTFPISNN, from the coding sequence ATGAAGAAATTAGTAATAATTTTGATAATAATATTTTGTTTTTCTTTAATTTCAGCGCAAACCTCCAAAATAGACAGCCTGGATATCCGCATTGAAAACACAACAGGAAAAGAAAAAGTAGATGCTTTGAACGATCTTTCCAAAGCTTACTGGCAGATCGATCCAACTTATTCTGTAGAATATGGCGAAACATCCAGAAAACTTGCCAGAAAAGAAAAATATAAAGCCGGCGAAGCAAAAGCACTCAATAATATTGGAGTCGGTTATTTCTATCTGGGCGATTCTGAAACAGGTATGGAATTTCTGATGGATGCTTTGGAACTAAGAAAGGAGATCGGAGACAAAAAAGAGATCGTTACCGCACTCAATAACATCGGAATAATCTACGATGCAATTAATGATTATAATAATGCTCTTAAATTTTACCTGGAATCACTTAAAATTGAAGAGGAGATCGGCAACGATAAAGGAATTGCTGGTTCTTTGAATAATATTGGAATTGTATACGAAAACCTCAGTAATTTCAATAAAGCGCTCGAATATTTTCTACGTTCTCTTCAGATTTATGAAAAGCTTGATGATAAAGTAGGAATGGCTGCTACATGTGGAAATATTGGCCTGATATATGGCGGACTTACAAATTATGATAAGGCTTTAGAATATCATTTTAAAGCCCTCAACATTTACGAGGAAGTGCAAGATTTGCGGGGAAAAGCAAATATTCTTGGCAATATCGGCATTATCTACGATGATCTGGGAAATAATGATATGGCTTTGGAATATTATTTGAAATCATTGAAATTTGAACAGGAGATTGGTGATAAAACTGGAATTGCAACGACTCTGAATAATATAGGTGTTATTTATGATACTATCAAAGAATATGAAAAAGCGATTGAATATTATCAAGGATCTTTAAATATTTACGGTGAACTAAACGATGTAAGTGGAGTTGCCGACGCCAATAATAACATCGGAGTAGCCTACAAAAACCTGAATGATTATAAAAAAGCCCTTAAATATCTTCTGAACGCTTTGGATAAATATCGAGAATTGGGAAGAGTAAAAGGTATTGCTGCTGCTTTGAATAACGTGGGAACTGTTTATTACGAATTGAAAAATTATTCCAAAGCTGAAGAATTTTTGTTAAATGGCTTAAAGCTTGCCAGACAGATCGAAATACGCGATCTGATCATCGAAATATATCTGCGTCTTTCCGATGTGAAAGTTGCTCAGCAAAATTACCAGGAAGCTTTAAAATATCACAAATTATATTCCAGCGTAAAAGACAGTATCTTTTCCAGTGAAAGAATGGAAATTATAGCCGGAATGGAAGCAACTTACGAAGTGCAGCTTCTTCTGGAAGAACGCGAAAAAGAAATTGAACTTTTGCAGAAAGACAATGAGATCTACAAACTGCAGGCAGAAAAGCAACGGTTGAATATGTGGCTGCTCTATTTTGGACTGGCAATTGTAATCGTGCTGGCTTTTGTCATTTTTTATCGTTATCGTTTGAATAAAAAAAATACCATCATCCTGGAAAAAGTAGTAGAAGAACGAACCAAAGATCTGCGGGAAACCAATGATCAACTGAAAAAAGAAATTACAGAAAGAAAACAGTTGGAAAATCAATTGATCCGTTCTGAACGACTTGCCGGTGTTGGTGAACTGGCAGCTGGAATTGCTCATGAGATCAGAAATCCGCTTGGAAATATCAGCTCTTCAGCTCAGATCTGTCTCAGCAAATACAATCCCCAAAACCAGATAAAAGATTTTCTGGGAATTATTCAGGAAGAATCCGATAAAGCAAATGCCATCATCAAAGGATTGTTAGATTTTGCCAATCCGCGCGAAGTAAAACTGAAAAAGGATTCTGTCTGCAAAGTTATTAAAGAAGTTCTTAACAGTGTGAATGCCAGATTGCAGGAAAATCAGGTGAATGTAGAACTGGACTGTTCAACCACAATTCCGCGGATAATGCTCGATGCTAAATGGCTGCAGCAAGCTTTTCAGAATTTCATCCTCAATTCTATCCAGGCAATGCCAAATGGTGGAAAATTAAAAATTTCCGGAAAAGCAGATTTTAAAAATGAACAGCTGACTGTGATAATTGAAGACTCAGGATTTGGAATTTCCCAGGAAAATCTCAGTAAAATTTTCGACCCGTTCTACACAACTCGCGAAGACGGGGTTGGACTTGGTTTAAGTTTGTGTCATCAAATTATTTCCGACCACAATGGAAACATGCAGATAGAGAGCGAGGAGAAGGTAGGAACAAAAGTTTACTTGACGTTTCCAATTTCCAATAATTAA
- a CDS encoding sigma-54 dependent transcriptional regulator, with amino-acid sequence MNKILVIDDNKNMQIILKNILSDEGYDIDTVGNGKDGLSLVKELIPDLVLLDIRLPQMNGMDVLKKIKEYDSEMLVIMITAFGDIKTAVEAMKMGAYDYVTKPFVNEDLTLTIQKALKTRSLSREVKCLRKKLDGKVKQADITGESPQINRVKKQINLIAPTDMSVIIQGKSGTGKEVVANLIHKKSNRKNGAFVPIDCGAIPDTLVESELFGYEKGAFTGAHANKKGKFEAASGGTLFLDEITNLPAAAQAKLLRVLQERSIQRVGSTKSIKVDVRIIVATNLDILEVVNSGDFRDDLFHRLNEFKLDLPLLSKRKDDIPLLADEFLEEANDALCKEIAGFTPEAMKVMLSYSWPGNVRELKHLVKRAVLLEDNNRISKETIDQEITMVSQNKSSASIDEYYQRIMDKGYSLADITSEVSHNMEREIIQRVLLDVKYNKSKAARILNIDRNTLYSKIKILDI; translated from the coding sequence ATGAATAAAATTTTAGTTATCGATGATAACAAGAACATGCAGATAATTTTGAAAAATATTCTGTCTGATGAAGGATATGATATTGATACAGTTGGCAACGGTAAAGACGGTTTAAGTTTAGTAAAAGAGCTCATTCCGGATCTGGTTTTGCTTGATATTCGCCTGCCGCAGATGAATGGCATGGATGTTCTGAAGAAGATCAAAGAATACGATTCAGAAATGCTGGTAATAATGATCACAGCTTTTGGCGATATCAAAACTGCGGTGGAAGCCATGAAGATGGGGGCTTATGATTATGTAACGAAACCATTTGTAAATGAAGATCTTACACTTACAATTCAAAAAGCACTCAAAACTAGAAGCTTGAGCAGAGAAGTTAAATGCCTTCGCAAAAAACTGGATGGTAAGGTAAAACAAGCAGACATTACCGGTGAAAGCCCTCAAATAAATCGTGTAAAAAAACAGATCAATCTGATCGCTCCCACCGATATGAGCGTGATCATTCAGGGAAAAAGCGGAACCGGAAAAGAAGTTGTGGCAAACCTCATTCACAAAAAAAGTAATCGCAAAAATGGTGCTTTCGTGCCGATTGATTGCGGAGCAATTCCCGATACGCTGGTGGAAAGCGAATTGTTTGGCTACGAAAAAGGAGCTTTTACCGGTGCCCATGCCAATAAAAAAGGAAAATTTGAAGCTGCCAGCGGCGGTACGCTGTTTCTGGATGAGATAACCAATTTACCCGCTGCTGCTCAAGCCAAACTTTTGCGCGTTCTGCAGGAGCGTTCTATTCAGCGTGTGGGCAGCACCAAAAGCATAAAAGTAGATGTGAGAATAATCGTAGCAACGAATCTGGATATTTTGGAAGTGGTAAATTCCGGAGATTTTCGAGATGACCTTTTCCATAGATTGAACGAATTCAAACTTGATCTGCCTTTGCTTTCCAAGCGCAAAGATGATATTCCGCTTCTGGCCGATGAATTCCTTGAAGAAGCAAATGATGCACTTTGCAAAGAGATTGCAGGGTTTACACCCGAAGCAATGAAAGTGATGCTTTCCTACAGCTGGCCGGGAAATGTGCGTGAACTGAAACATCTGGTAAAAAGGGCAGTTCTCCTGGAAGATAATAATCGTATCTCCAAAGAAACCATCGATCAGGAAATTACCATGGTAAGCCAGAATAAAAGTTCTGCCAGTATCGATGAATATTATCAAAGGATCATGGATAAAGGATATTCTCTGGCGGATATTACTTCGGAAGTGAGTCATAATATGGAACGCGAAATTATTCAGAGAGTTCTTCTAGATGTAAAATATAACAAGTCAAAAGCAGCAAGAATATTGAATATAGATAGGAATACATTGTATTCCAAAATTAAGATTCTGGATATCTGA
- a CDS encoding T9SS type A sorting domain-containing protein: protein MKKLLIVSLFVVLFACIWAEHMQPIYKNAEEVLRTKKPRVYENTPRDIPDWNFAIEPVGIMTNYYDYMPGSYNSIPIRVQTTADGGIYLAFHARETAASTRRVYYAYIDANGNLTNSATIGTQDIHEGYPGIDLDPVTGDPIVAWHVNIDASTVDEEVVVSYDLYHLGSPGLWKTPFIVIDDNIPSAIAPDDVFVWPYVYVGPSPTAGKRRVYVIASNNDESPNGNPSENNMFAYADFDENDFNAQSELDWTYRTIPMLDDWHAGNPEWVRPTHAVALDEDGTVALFGYTVTEDASTSMADKLYAFVNTNYGEGDFVYQETSCHYDVDNPLNQDGTPYFVDPDTGQPHDIYFAPYLCNHQNVIMQDGCLYFLGNVNMLLYPDSWYPDLPMMYPKMYKYDIVNEEFSFQDMYITGANPNDDNVMLPWDLDEDGQVDEYDPDGYVTWVDGWPIYHYDNGVAFDENHWQVTQNEDNGWMVAVWSEGLKSRLGNIPEPGYEDWAEFPEVAVAVSRDGGDTWSETILMNAKTDDDNYAPELDGMIPVYVYTGDVIEDMGNEWGRLHLMFLDDNSYGSTIAGHGENLGGTMMYAAIDIDFSSNGSNPVLPTPTAILDQNYPNPFNPTTTIKYQIKSTGHVSIDVFNVKGQKVATLVNRDQSAGNHQVIWDGKEADGSRAASGIYFYKLQTDEYSVSKKMILMK from the coding sequence ATGAAGAAACTACTCATCGTCTCACTTTTCGTAGTTTTATTCGCATGTATCTGGGCAGAACACATGCAGCCCATTTACAAAAATGCAGAAGAAGTTCTGCGAACTAAAAAACCAAGAGTTTACGAAAACACACCACGTGATATTCCAGACTGGAATTTTGCGATTGAACCGGTTGGCATCATGACGAACTATTATGATTACATGCCGGGAAGTTATAACAGCATTCCTATTCGGGTTCAAACAACTGCCGACGGCGGAATTTACCTGGCTTTTCATGCCCGTGAAACAGCTGCTTCTACACGCCGGGTTTATTATGCCTACATTGATGCAAACGGCAACCTTACCAACTCAGCTACGATCGGGACTCAGGATATTCACGAAGGTTATCCGGGAATCGATCTTGATCCTGTTACTGGTGATCCCATTGTAGCCTGGCATGTAAATATCGATGCAAGCACAGTAGATGAAGAAGTTGTGGTTAGTTACGACCTTTATCATTTGGGAAGTCCTGGACTTTGGAAAACACCATTTATCGTGATTGATGACAACATTCCTTCTGCCATTGCACCAGATGATGTATTTGTGTGGCCCTATGTTTATGTAGGTCCTTCACCTACAGCAGGAAAAAGAAGAGTTTATGTAATTGCCAGCAATAATGATGAATCACCCAATGGAAATCCTTCCGAAAACAATATGTTTGCTTATGCCGATTTTGATGAAAATGATTTCAATGCACAATCAGAGTTGGATTGGACTTATCGTACAATTCCAATGCTGGATGACTGGCATGCCGGAAATCCGGAATGGGTACGTCCGACTCATGCTGTAGCTTTAGATGAAGACGGAACAGTTGCCCTTTTTGGTTACACAGTTACAGAAGACGCTTCTACCAGCATGGCAGATAAACTTTATGCTTTTGTAAATACAAATTACGGTGAAGGAGATTTTGTATATCAGGAAACCAGCTGTCATTACGATGTAGACAATCCTCTTAATCAGGATGGAACTCCATACTTTGTCGATCCCGATACAGGTCAACCACATGATATCTATTTTGCTCCCTATCTTTGTAATCATCAGAATGTTATCATGCAGGATGGATGTTTGTATTTCCTGGGAAATGTAAACATGCTGCTTTATCCCGATTCCTGGTATCCCGATCTGCCGATGATGTATCCTAAAATGTATAAATACGATATTGTAAATGAGGAATTCAGCTTTCAGGATATGTACATTACAGGAGCAAATCCAAATGATGATAATGTGATGCTGCCGTGGGACTTGGACGAAGATGGCCAAGTAGATGAATACGATCCTGACGGATATGTTACCTGGGTAGATGGCTGGCCGATTTACCATTATGACAATGGAGTTGCCTTTGATGAAAACCACTGGCAGGTAACACAAAATGAAGATAATGGTTGGATGGTTGCTGTCTGGTCGGAAGGTTTAAAATCTCGGCTTGGAAATATTCCTGAACCTGGTTATGAAGACTGGGCAGAATTTCCCGAAGTTGCAGTTGCCGTTTCCCGCGATGGTGGTGATACATGGTCGGAAACAATCTTGATGAATGCCAAAACTGATGATGATAATTATGCACCTGAACTTGATGGAATGATCCCGGTTTATGTTTATACAGGAGATGTAATAGAAGATATGGGAAATGAATGGGGAAGATTGCATCTGATGTTCCTGGATGATAACAGCTATGGCTCTACAATTGCCGGTCATGGAGAAAATCTGGGTGGAACAATGATGTATGCAGCAATTGATATTGATTTTTCTTCGAATGGCAGCAATCCTGTCCTTCCTACTCCAACTGCTATTTTAGATCAAAATTATCCCAATCCGTTCAATCCGACAACTACAATCAAATATCAAATCAAAAGTACTGGTCATGTCAGCATCGATGTTTTCAACGTGAAAGGGCAAAAAGTAGCCACACTTGTCAATAGAGATCAATCTGCCGGAAATCATCAGGTGATCTGGGATGGAAAAGAAGCTGATGGCTCCAGGGCTGCCAGCGGAATTTATTTCTACAAACTGCAAACAGATGAATATTCAGTATCAAAGAAAATGATCCTGATGAAATAG